From Qipengyuania psychrotolerans:
GCTCCCGTCGAGCTGTCGGCCGCCGTGATTGGAAATCATGATCGCGTCGGCACCAATGTCCACCGCGCGACGTGCGTCGGCCGCACTCATGATGCCCTTGAGGCAAAAAGTGCCGCCCCAGTCCTGTCTGATCCGGGCCGCCGTATCCCAGTCCATGTTCGTATCGAGCATGGTGTTGAAATAGTCCTGAATGCTGACAGCCTTGCCGGTCCCCTCCCGCACGTGGTCATCGAGGTTCGGCAGTCGGAACTTGGGCGAGAAAAGGTAATTCAGCGTCCAGTAGGGCCGCGTGGCATAGCTCCACAAAGACGACGCGGAAAAGCGGGGCGGGGTAGTGAAGCCCGAACGCAGGCACCGTTCGCGCTTGCCTGAAACGATGGTGTCCACGGTTAACGCCAACGCATCGAACTTTGCCTCCTGACAACGCTCGATCATCGAGGCGTTGAGGCCCTTGTCCTTGTGAACATAGAGTTGGAACAGCTTCGGGCCGCTCGTGAGGCTGGCTATTTCTTCGATGGAATGGGTCGCGAGGCTGGAGATACCAAACCACAAGCCGAATTTTTCCGCCGCGAGCGCAACGGCGCGCTCACCGTCCCGGTGAAATGCTCGCTGGAGAGCGGTGGGGCTGAGCATCAGGGGCAGGGCGCTTTGCCGGCCCATAATGGTGCAGGATGTGTCGATCTCTCCCACTCCGGCAAGAACATCAGGTACCAGATCGACATGGTCGAAGGCGCTTGTGTTGCGCGCCTTGGTGATTTCATCGTCTGCTGCGCCATCGATGTAGTCGAACACCGGCCATGGCAGTCGCTTTCGCGCAAGCTGGCGGAAGTCATCGATATTGTGACAGTCTGTCAGGCGCATACGATCAACTCCGACCCAAATGTTTCTGCTCGATGTCGGTCAGATGGCAAGGCTCGGTGATGGGAGCCAGCGTTATGGCATCGAACAACTCGGTGCGGCGGCGATCCTTCGACAGCATATCCTTGATCATGCGAGGCAAGAAGCGGCGCAGCAACTTGTTCATGGACAAGGGTCGCAAATTGGAGGTGTCTCCCTTGGCATCGCCGAGGAAGAGATGACCGAGCGGCTCGCCGAGGCGTTTTCTGCCCTCCGCATCACAATTCGCCAATATGGTTGTGACATAGGGAATGCGCGCATTCTTGTAGGTGTTGAACATCGGTGTTCCGCAGCAGGACGCGTACCACCTCAGTGTCGGACCATTCGTCATGTGCAGCCCGGCAAGCTTGTCCTTGCCTTGGTGAATGCGCATCCTTGCGCAGCGGGACTGATACAAGGCCGTGCCGTCATGCTCGTCGAGAATGCGATCTTCCTGACCGAAATGGCGAACAAGATCGCGGCAGTCGGTGCAATGGCAGACGACGTGATCGCCTTGTGCGGCGGTCGCGTGTTCAATCACACCCGTGACCTCGCCGCAGCGACAGGCAAAGGGCAGTTCGATAGACGCGCTCACAAGAAAATTCCCATGAGCGCGTACCTATCGTTCAGTTCTTGTCCTTGTCGACCAGCTTGTTCGCCCCGATCCACGGCATCATCGCGCGCAGCTGCGCACCGGTCTTTTCAATTGGATGGGCAGCAGCAGCTTTCCGGCTGGCCTTGAGTTCGGGTTGCCCAGCCTGGTTGTCGAGCACGAAATCCTTCACGAACCGGCCTGACTGGATGTCCTTGAGCACGCGGCCCATCTCGGCCTTGGTTTCTTCCGTGATGATGCGCGGGCCGGTCTTGATATCGCCGTATTCGGCGGTGTTCGAGATCGAATAGCGCATGTTGGCGATGCCGCCTTCATAAAGCAGGTCGACGATCAGCTTGGTTTCGTGGAGACATTCGAAATAGGCCATTTCCGGCGCATAGCCTGCTTCGACCAGCGTCTCGAACCCGGCCTGGATCAGATGCGTGATGCCGCCGCACAAGACTGCCTGTTCGCCGA
This genomic window contains:
- a CDS encoding alpha-hydroxy acid oxidase, with translation MRLTDCHNIDDFRQLARKRLPWPVFDYIDGAADDEITKARNTSAFDHVDLVPDVLAGVGEIDTSCTIMGRQSALPLMLSPTALQRAFHRDGERAVALAAEKFGLWFGISSLATHSIEEIASLTSGPKLFQLYVHKDKGLNASMIERCQEAKFDALALTVDTIVSGKRERCLRSGFTTPPRFSASSLWSYATRPYWTLNYLFSPKFRLPNLDDHVREGTGKAVSIQDYFNTMLDTNMDWDTAARIRQDWGGTFCLKGIMSAADARRAVDIGADAIMISNHGGRQLDGSRAPFDQLGEIVDAVGGEIEIICDGGIRRGTHVLKSLCTGATAASGGRLYLYALAAAGQAGVERALGILKDEIERGMRLMGVTSVKQLTPDRLRWR
- a CDS encoding DUF6151 family protein; the encoded protein is MSASIELPFACRCGEVTGVIEHATAAQGDHVVCHCTDCRDLVRHFGQEDRILDEHDGTALYQSRCARMRIHQGKDKLAGLHMTNGPTLRWYASCCGTPMFNTYKNARIPYVTTILANCDAEGRKRLGEPLGHLFLGDAKGDTSNLRPLSMNKLLRRFLPRMIKDMLSKDRRRTELFDAITLAPITEPCHLTDIEQKHLGRS